A window of the Streptomyces albireticuli genome harbors these coding sequences:
- a CDS encoding glycosyltransferase family 2 protein, with protein MAVVGGARVSECRVSGAAGVPGPAAEASVSGGAGDADAAKASGGYDYERFSRLTGPVEEPPEGEYRVSYRRLRGRQGVHGGGPEGKLGRLAVLRVGLLVGLAPLVSVGLLVWLLWPVHWVVRGGWWGCVDGLMLVSVGLVEVFRVVNVVSVAHASWVACDPVPVVAQPGGRVAFCTSFVPGKEPLGMVAATLEGAVGVRYEGVVDVWLLDEGDDPGARALCARLGVRHFSRKGVARWNRPSGRFRARTKHGNYNAWLDAHGDGYDFLACVDTDHVPLPNFLERMLGYFRDPDVAFVVGPQVYGNYVSRVTKGAESQQFLFHALVQRAGNRYGAPMFVGTSNCVRVGVLRQIGGFFDSITEDMATGLEVHRRRNPVTGGRWRSVYTPDVLAVGEGPSSWTDFFSQQLRWSRGTFETLLCQFGRVVWSLSPGRLWNYLLLVAFYPIAGLTWVLGGMSCVLFLGCGAAGVSVPSEVWLMLYGDAAALQVALYVVNRRHNVSPHEPVGSSGVAGMVMSAVSAPLYARALGQALLRRRSGFVVTPKGDSASPDCVGTFRTHLGWAGVFGLCLVASVVWGHAYPAMRVWAVLALVTAVGPVGVWWAGMMRRRGSERVEAGAGVGVPVSVGELAAVSAGEGA; from the coding sequence GTGGCTGTGGTGGGCGGTGCGCGGGTGTCGGAGTGCCGGGTCTCGGGTGCGGCCGGTGTGCCGGGTCCGGCGGCCGAGGCGTCGGTCTCCGGCGGAGCCGGGGACGCCGATGCGGCGAAGGCTTCCGGTGGCTACGACTACGAGCGGTTCAGTCGTCTGACGGGGCCGGTGGAGGAGCCGCCGGAGGGTGAGTACCGGGTGAGCTACCGGCGCCTGAGGGGGCGTCAGGGGGTGCACGGAGGCGGCCCCGAAGGGAAGCTCGGCCGCCTTGCCGTGCTGCGTGTGGGGTTGTTGGTGGGGTTGGCGCCGTTGGTGTCGGTGGGTTTGTTGGTGTGGTTGTTGTGGCCGGTGCATTGGGTGGTGCGGGGTGGGTGGTGGGGGTGTGTGGATGGGTTGATGTTGGTGTCGGTGGGGTTGGTTGAGGTTTTTCGGGTGGTGAATGTGGTGTCGGTGGCGCATGCGTCGTGGGTGGCGTGTGATCCGGTGCCGGTGGTGGCGCAGCCGGGGGGTCGGGTGGCTTTTTGTACGAGTTTTGTGCCGGGGAAGGAGCCGTTGGGGATGGTGGCGGCGACGTTGGAGGGGGCGGTGGGGGTGCGGTATGAGGGGGTGGTGGATGTGTGGTTGCTGGATGAGGGTGATGATCCGGGGGCGCGGGCGTTGTGTGCGCGGTTGGGGGTGCGGCATTTTTCGCGGAAGGGGGTGGCGCGGTGGAATCGTCCGTCGGGTCGTTTTCGGGCGCGGACGAAGCATGGTAATTACAATGCGTGGTTGGATGCGCATGGTGATGGTTATGATTTTTTGGCGTGTGTGGATACGGATCATGTGCCGTTGCCGAATTTTTTGGAGCGGATGCTGGGGTATTTTCGGGATCCGGATGTGGCGTTTGTGGTGGGGCCGCAGGTGTATGGGAATTATGTGTCGCGGGTGACGAAGGGGGCGGAGAGTCAGCAGTTTTTGTTTCATGCGTTGGTGCAGCGGGCGGGGAATCGGTACGGTGCGCCGATGTTTGTGGGGACGTCGAATTGTGTGCGGGTGGGGGTGTTGCGGCAGATCGGTGGGTTTTTTGATTCGATTACGGAGGATATGGCGACGGGGTTGGAGGTGCATCGGCGGCGGAATCCGGTGACGGGTGGGCGGTGGCGGTCGGTGTATACGCCGGATGTGTTGGCGGTGGGGGAGGGGCCGTCGTCGTGGACGGATTTCTTTTCGCAGCAGTTGCGGTGGTCGCGGGGGACGTTTGAGACGTTGTTGTGTCAGTTTGGTCGGGTGGTGTGGTCGTTGTCGCCGGGGAGGTTGTGGAATTATTTGTTGTTGGTGGCGTTTTATCCGATTGCGGGTTTGACGTGGGTGTTGGGTGGGATGTCGTGTGTGTTGTTTTTGGGGTGTGGTGCGGCGGGGGTGAGTGTGCCGTCGGAGGTGTGGTTGATGTTGTATGGGGATGCGGCGGCGTTGCAGGTGGCGTTGTATGTGGTGAATCGTCGTCATAATGTGAGTCCGCATGAGCCGGTGGGTTCGTCGGGGGTGGCGGGGATGGTGATGTCGGCGGTGTCGGCGCCGTTGTATGCGCGGGCGTTGGGGCAGGCGTTGTTGCGGCGGCGGTCGGGTTTTGTGGTGACGCCGAAGGGGGATTCGGCGTCGCCGGATTGTGTGGGGACTTTTCGGACGCATTTGGGGTGGGCGGGTGTGTTCGGGTTGTGTTTGGTGGCGTCGGTGGTGTGGGGGCATGCGTATCCGGCGATGCGGGTGTGGGCGGTGCTGGCGTTGGTGACGGCGGTGGGGCCGGTGGGGGTTTGGTGGGCGGGGATGATGCGGCGGCGGGGGTCTGAACGGGTGGAGGCCGGTGCGGGGGTGGGAGTTCCGGTGTCTGTGGGGGAGTTGGCGGCGGTGTCGGCGGGCGAAGGGGCGTAG
- a CDS encoding glycoside hydrolase family 6 protein produces MRKRPGIRRTATGRARTALGRGAVPLVCAGVVCLPGPAAGALTSPDDDHDATTPFWVEPTGPAVWQERIWQERGREEDAAALQRISDRSTAVWLTDRDPKAQAEQITRRAERAGRIPVLVAYNIPQRDCGQYSSGGAPDAAHYRRWISRAAAGIGSRQAWVVLEPDALAQWASGCVPEAAAKQRLALLAEAVRIFKERPGTAVYLDAGNPGWIPDRKRLADALNRAGVARADGFALNVSNFHTNSVTSAYGDELSALLGGAHYVVDTSRNGNGPLLSGGAPPDAAKPAEPGDGPPAAPAGLNGPAAGDDDGKGPGPSDGEPWCNPPGRALGTPPTTATGNPLIDAFLWIKRPGESDGTCRGAPPAGRWWADYALRLANTTPSAKPVPGPAAK; encoded by the coding sequence GTGAGGAAGAGACCCGGTATCCGACGGACCGCCACGGGACGGGCCCGCACGGCACTTGGACGCGGGGCCGTCCCGCTGGTGTGCGCCGGGGTGGTGTGCCTGCCCGGCCCGGCCGCCGGGGCCCTCACCTCCCCGGACGACGACCACGACGCCACGACCCCGTTCTGGGTGGAGCCGACGGGGCCCGCCGTCTGGCAGGAGCGGATCTGGCAGGAGCGGGGGCGGGAGGAGGACGCCGCCGCGCTCCAGCGCATCTCCGACCGGTCGACGGCCGTGTGGCTCACCGACCGCGACCCGAAGGCACAGGCCGAGCAGATCACCCGCAGGGCGGAGCGCGCGGGCCGCATCCCCGTCCTCGTCGCCTACAACATCCCGCAGCGCGACTGCGGGCAGTACTCCTCCGGCGGCGCCCCCGACGCGGCGCACTACCGCCGGTGGATCTCCCGCGCGGCCGCGGGCATCGGCTCGCGCCAGGCCTGGGTGGTCCTCGAACCCGACGCGCTCGCCCAGTGGGCCTCCGGCTGCGTTCCCGAGGCCGCGGCCAAGCAGCGGCTGGCGCTGCTGGCCGAGGCCGTGCGGATCTTCAAGGAACGACCGGGTACCGCGGTCTACCTCGACGCGGGCAACCCCGGCTGGATCCCGGACCGGAAGCGCCTCGCCGACGCGCTGAACAGGGCGGGCGTCGCGCGGGCCGACGGGTTCGCGCTCAACGTCTCCAACTTCCACACCAACTCCGTCACCAGCGCCTACGGTGACGAGCTGTCCGCGCTGCTGGGCGGCGCCCATTACGTCGTCGACACCAGCCGGAACGGGAACGGTCCGCTGCTGAGCGGCGGCGCGCCGCCGGACGCGGCGAAGCCGGCCGAGCCGGGGGACGGGCCGCCCGCCGCCCCGGCCGGCCTGAACGGACCGGCGGCCGGTGACGACGACGGGAAGGGACCGGGCCCGAGCGACGGGGAACCCTGGTGCAACCCTCCCGGGCGCGCGCTGGGCACACCGCCCACGACGGCGACGGGGAACCCGCTCATCGACGCGTTCCTCTGGATCAAACGGCCAGGAGAGTCCGACGGCACGTGCCGGGGCGCCCCACCGGCCGGCCGCTGGTGGGCCGACTACGCGCTTCGGCTGGCCAACACGACACCGTCGGCGAAGCCTGTGCCTGGGCCGGCGGCGAAATAG